A genome region from Pantanalinema sp. includes the following:
- a CDS encoding ABC transporter permease, whose protein sequence is MLREYLRLAVRTLGANRMRATLTVLSITIGVAAVILLTSLAQSGLATLVRGIEDMGGTRFIMVMSESPKKAAKKQGNYLKGLTYADARVLEGRLPFVEHLTPLDTQSESSVRRPGMTEKRTDLVGTSEAFLGAYRMTVAKGRGLTAEDLEARARVCVVGEKLAEKLFPGQEAVGQELVLKGDRYRVVGRLAFNAKGGANMGFDWNDLAIAPITVTRPDGGLSYFSLTSTDPARNQAIIDRANAILLLRHHDVDDFQFLDFGGMLKGFYSVFYGMILVVGLIAGMSLVIGGVGIMNIMLVAVTERKREIGLRKAVGATGGAIMGQFLVEATLLSLSGAAVGALIGVGGAQLAAVVGPMINKGWVGVTSQGAVVLSVLASAGIGLFFGWYPARQAAALDPILCLRSE, encoded by the coding sequence ATGCTGCGCGAGTACCTGCGCCTGGCTGTTAGAACCCTCGGGGCCAATCGCATGCGTGCGACCCTGACGGTCCTGAGCATCACCATCGGGGTGGCGGCGGTCATCCTCCTGACCAGCCTCGCCCAGAGCGGGCTCGCGACGCTGGTGCGCGGCATCGAGGACATGGGCGGCACCCGCTTCATCATGGTCATGAGCGAGAGCCCCAAGAAGGCGGCCAAGAAGCAGGGCAACTACCTCAAGGGCCTCACCTACGCCGACGCGCGAGTCCTGGAGGGGCGCCTGCCCTTCGTGGAGCACCTGACGCCGCTCGACACCCAGTCCGAGAGCTCCGTGCGCCGCCCGGGCATGACGGAGAAGCGCACCGACCTGGTGGGAACGAGCGAGGCCTTTCTCGGGGCCTACCGCATGACCGTCGCCAAGGGGCGAGGCCTCACGGCCGAGGACCTGGAGGCGCGCGCGCGCGTCTGCGTGGTGGGAGAAAAGCTCGCCGAGAAGCTGTTCCCGGGCCAGGAGGCCGTGGGCCAGGAGCTGGTGCTGAAGGGCGATCGCTACCGCGTGGTGGGCCGCCTCGCCTTCAACGCCAAGGGCGGGGCGAACATGGGCTTCGACTGGAACGACCTCGCGATCGCCCCCATCACCGTCACCCGCCCCGACGGGGGGCTCTCCTACTTCAGCCTCACCTCCACCGATCCCGCGCGAAACCAGGCGATCATCGACCGGGCCAACGCCATCCTGCTGCTGCGCCACCACGACGTGGACGACTTCCAGTTCCTGGACTTCGGCGGCATGCTCAAGGGCTTCTACTCGGTCTTCTACGGCATGATCCTGGTGGTGGGCCTGATCGCGGGCATGAGCCTCGTCATCGGCGGGGTGGGCATCATGAACATCATGCTGGTCGCCGTCACCGAGCGAAAGCGCGAGATCGGCCTGCGCAAGGCCGTCGGCGCCACGGGGGGCGCCATCATGGGCCAGTTCCTGGTCGAGGCCACCCTTCTGAGCCTCTCGGGCGCTGCGGTGGGGGCGCTGATCGGGGTGGGCGGCGCGCAGCTCGCGGCCGTCGTCGGGCCGATGATCAACAAGGGCTGGGTCGGGGTGACGAGCCAGGGCGCGGTCGTCCTGTCGGTCCTCGCCTCGGCGGGGATCGGCCTGTTCTTCGGCTGGTATCCGGCCAGACAGGCCGCCGCCCTCGACCCGATCCTCTGCCTGCGTTCGGAGTGA
- a CDS encoding efflux RND transporter periplasmic adaptor subunit, translating to MAFPVKTVAVLGLVVALGAGAATFAVLAKGKKGGEPSAKVSRSNLRVVVSETGTVQPLTKVEIKSRVAGQVARLLVDVGQKVEKGQVLIQLDTTDMARERARAEADREQAAARLAMLRAGSRPEEVVEAQAQVSQQEASFARAEADYRRAEAAVKAGTITPREAESARSDYLATRAQLEAARARLSKIKAGPRHEEIAEARAQLSRAEVALQAAEDQLSYATIRSPMAGTVIKRGIEVGEMVSPGVSATAQGTSMLTVADLDRLIIASSLNQIDVGKVRKGQKVEIRVDSAPGKVFAGEIRKVAPAAEASKDGQSTIQTFPIETILAGTDADALKPGMSADLDVLVANKQNALTLPVEAVVRGKGLAGSVTLVAKQKGEKPATASVTLGLATDTQLEILSGLAEGQEVLIKPAPAADNTMKF from the coding sequence GTGGCCTTTCCCGTCAAAACCGTCGCCGTCCTGGGCCTCGTCGTCGCCCTGGGCGCCGGTGCCGCCACCTTCGCCGTGCTCGCCAAGGGCAAGAAGGGGGGCGAGCCCAGCGCCAAGGTGTCGCGCTCCAACCTGCGCGTGGTCGTCTCCGAGACCGGCACCGTCCAGCCCCTGACCAAGGTCGAGATCAAGAGCCGGGTCGCGGGCCAGGTCGCCAGGCTCCTGGTGGACGTGGGCCAGAAGGTCGAGAAGGGCCAGGTCCTCATCCAGCTCGACACCACCGACATGGCGCGCGAGCGCGCTCGCGCCGAAGCCGATCGCGAGCAGGCCGCCGCCCGCCTCGCCATGCTCAGGGCCGGCTCGCGCCCCGAGGAGGTCGTCGAGGCCCAGGCCCAGGTGAGCCAGCAGGAGGCTTCCTTCGCGCGGGCCGAGGCCGACTATCGCCGCGCAGAGGCCGCCGTCAAGGCCGGCACCATCACCCCGCGCGAGGCCGAGAGCGCCCGCAGCGACTACCTGGCCACGAGGGCCCAGCTCGAAGCCGCCCGGGCGCGCCTCTCCAAGATCAAGGCGGGCCCCCGGCACGAAGAGATCGCCGAGGCCAGGGCCCAGCTCTCGCGCGCCGAGGTGGCGCTCCAGGCCGCCGAGGACCAGCTCTCCTACGCCACGATCCGCTCGCCGATGGCCGGCACGGTCATCAAGCGGGGCATCGAGGTGGGCGAGATGGTCTCGCCCGGCGTCTCTGCCACCGCCCAGGGGACCAGCATGCTCACCGTCGCCGACCTGGACCGCTTGATCATCGCGAGCAGCCTCAACCAGATCGACGTGGGCAAGGTCCGCAAGGGCCAGAAGGTCGAGATCCGGGTCGACTCGGCGCCGGGCAAGGTCTTCGCGGGCGAGATCCGCAAGGTGGCCCCCGCCGCCGAGGCCAGCAAGGACGGCCAGAGCACGATCCAGACCTTCCCGATCGAGACCATCCTCGCGGGGACCGACGCTGACGCCCTCAAGCCCGGCATGTCGGCGGACCTGGACGTGCTGGTCGCCAACAAGCAAAACGCCCTCACCCTGCCGGTCGAGGCGGTGGTGCGGGGCAAGGGCCTCGCAGGGTCGGTGACGCTCGTCGCCAAGCAGAAGGGGGAAAAACCCGCCACCGCCTCGGTGACGCTGGGGCTTGCGACCGACACCCAGCTCGAGATCCTCTCGGGCCTCGCCGAGGGCCAGGAGGTCCTGATCAAGCCGGCGCCTGCCGCCGACAACACGATGAAGTTCTAG